The nucleotide sequence CAGTGAATTAGAGGTTGTTGGAGATAGGATTTACGCAGGCATAGGGCATAGGCTTGTCTACTCAATTGACGGTGGAGAATCGTGGCAGCCTGTCCAAATTCCGCCGCCACCGATTTCATATCATTTTTCGGCTTTATCTGAGGTCGGTGGAAAACTTTATGTCGCAGCTACCAGATTTGCCCCTGGCGATGTAGTGGGTGGGATTTTCCAAGTGGATGAAGTGCGCAACTCGTTGATTGAAGTTAGCACCGATAGGGAGTTGTACGCGATCGAATGCATGGAAATCGTAGGTTTAACCTTTTATGTCGGCACCCAGGGCAGCGGCGTTTTCCGTTGGACACCGGGGTTGGATTCGTGGGAAAGTCTCGGTTTGGAAGGGCACTTCATCACGGCGTTATCGGTAAATGGGAAGAAGATCCATGCTGGAACTCCGCGGGGCGAGATTTTTCGTTTGGAAAAGACAGGAAAATCTTGGAAGTCTATCAGTTCAGATATGTCGGATAGTTTCATATCAGATTTAAAATGGGTTGGATCGACACTCTACGCAGCAACTTGGGGTAAAGGAATTTTCCGTTCCACCAACGACGGTAATTCTTGGACTTCACTACACTACGGACTGGGTGATTCATCATCGGTTATAACCATGGAAACAGCTGGCACGGAGTCCTACGTAGGCACATATTATAAGGGCGTTTTCCAGTGGATAGAGGATAACAAGTGGTGGAAACCCATTGGTTCTCTGCGTCGCCGGGTTGATTCGTTGGCAGTGCTTGATGGTTTTCTCTACGCTGGTACAACCGAAGGGGGCGTGCTTCGGATTTCAATTAAGGAGTAGGCTCTTAAGGTAAAGGAAGATATAGATGATACAGTGGAAGAGAGACACATTTTCTGGCCTTTGGATTATCACAACGATGCTATTCATGGGTTTAGTGCCGCAACTCAGTGCAGATGATCACACCCAGACTAACGAGAGCGGTTGGGTGCAAACCAATGGTCCCTATGGTGGAGAGATTCTCGCTCTCCATGCAGCTTCTAAAGACGTGCTTCTCGTTGGAACCGAGGGGGCAGGCATCTTCCGTTCAACAGATCATGGAAATACCTGGGCACCCGTCAATACTGGATTACCTTTTGAACCCGGAGAGGGTTTTACAGGTGTTACAGCATTCGCGCAAAAGGGCGATATGCTCTATGCTGGTACACGGGATGCTTTATACGCCTCAACTGATGGTGGGAACACGTGGCACCAAGTTCCAATTTTTGGAAAAGGGTTTGTGTCAGTCAGTGATATTATGTTCATAGGGGCACGCGTATACGTTGGTACCTTAAACAGCGGTGTTTGGTATTCAGATGATGGCGGTGAATCGTGGCAGCCGGTGATGGTCACTATTGGCGATCGCATGTACACTGGCTCCTTCACCTTGAATGGGTGGGTTTTGTATTCAGATGACGGTGATTCATGGTGGCGGGTGCCGCCGCACAATCGGTTGGGTGCTATGTGGGTTCTTGAACTTGCGAGTATAGGAACAACCCTTGTCGCTGCGACCCAAAATAAGGTTTTCCGTCAAAGGACGGATGAGGACGCATTGACCGCTATCAATGATGATTTTGTTGAGCAACGGATTAACGCGTTTGCTGCTATGGACGACCTATTCTACGCAGGTGGGGACATGGGTGAAGAAGGGAATGGGGTTTTTCGCTCCGATGACGAGGGAAATTCATGGACACACATCGCTACAGAAGAAATGACACATACCGTTGAAGCCATGGCAGTCTACGGAGCAACGTTATATGCTGGCACCTCTGGCGACGGTGTTTTCCGTTCAGATGATAAAGGTGATTCTTGGACAACTGTCAACGACGGATTAACGCATCGGAATGTTTCTACACTGTTAGCAGTCGATGAAGATACTGTCTTCGCCGGCACCTCTGGCGGTGGTGTTTTTCGTACGACAGATGGCGGTAATTCTTGGATGGAAATCAATACCGGACTAACAAATACAACAATCGGCGAATTGGAAGTTGTTGGGAATAGGCTATACACCAACGTTGGTGGAAAAATTGTTTATACAATTGACCCTGGAGAATCGTGGCAACCTGTAAAGATTCCGTCAACGGCAATTAGATACGGATTTCCCACGCTATCCGCTTCGGATGGTGAACTTTACGTTGGTGCTGTTAGATATGCCCCGCGCGACCCAGGTGGAGAAACCGGTATTTTCAGGGTGGATGTAGAGAACAACACTTTGATCGAGCTTGTTGTTGATAGAAATTGGTTTGGTATTGAATGTATGGAGGCCGTCGGTACGACTTTCTATATGGGTACTTTGGATGACGGGGTCATCCAGTGGAAAAAGGGCGCGGATCCATCGATCACCAATCTTGGCTTGGAACATCACTATATCGCGATGTTGGCCGGAAATGGAGAGAGTATCTGTGCTGGTACTGGGGACGAAGAAATTTATCGTTTTCGAGGGGAACAGTGGGAACCTATTCACCCAACAGGTATGACAAATAGCGGGATGTCTGATCTAAAATGGGTTGGGTCAACACTCTACGCGACCTTTTGGAATGGAGGCGTTTTCCGCTCCGTTAACAGTGGTGAGTCGTGGACACCTATTAATGATGGTTTGGATGAGCCATCCGCTGCGTCAATGGGGACAGATGGTGCTGAGTTGTATATAGGGACCTTTACCGGCGTTTTCCGATGGATAGAAACTAAAAAGCAGTGGGAGCCGATCGGTTCGCTACCGCACCAAATTCTGTCGTTGGCAGTGCTTGACGGTTCCCTCTACGCGGGTACTGCCTATAGCGGGGTGTTTAAGATTCGGATTGCGGAGTAGTCTCTTCTTGTAGGAGCGTCTCTGGTCGTGATGCTGCCTTGTAAGAACAACCGCCCGGTCAGGACATCTCGCTAATTGCTCTTTTGCTGACTGCTGAATTACCGACAACTTTTAACAAGGAGAAAGAACGTGCGTGAAAAGCCATTGCACTTCAGAACTATTACCGAGATTTCGGAAGAGATTGCGTCTAAGCAGTTATCGCCTGTGGATATTACGACTGCGATGCTGGAGCGTATTGAAGAACTCGACGGTCAATTGAAGAGTTACGCAACAGTGATAGCGGAGCAAGCGATGGCTGCCGCCCAGGTAACAGAACGGGAGATTAACGCCGGAAAATATCGGGGGCCGCTTCACGGTGTCCCTATCGCAGTGAAAGACCTCTGTTTTACAAAAGGTGTCCGTACGATGGGTGGCGTGGAAGTGCTCGCGGGTCATGTGCCTGCGTTTGATAGCACAGTCATCACGAAACTCGCGTCTGCGGGGGCGATACTGCTCGGTAAGCTCAACCTGACCGAAGGGGCGATGGGCGGTTACAACCGTAATTTTGATATTCCTCAAAATCCGTGGAATCCGGATCGGTGGACGGGTTCGTCATCAAGCGGTTCCGGTGTTGCAACGGCGGCAGGGTTGTGTTTCGGTTCACTCGGCAGCGATACGGGTGGCTCAATCCGATTTCCTTCGGCAGCGTGTGGTGTTGTGGGGATAAAACCGACGTGGGGTAGAGTGAGTCGTTACGGCGTGCTCGCACTTGCTGAATCAATGGATCATGTCGGTCCGATGACGCGAAGTGTCGCTGATGCGGGGATTATACTTGAAGCGATCGCTGGGTCTGACCCGAACGATCCGACATCTCTGCCGGATCCTGTGCCGAATATGCTTGAGCGGATAGAGCAGGATCTACAAGGTATCCGTATCGGATTTGACGAGAACTATGCGACAAGCGATATTGACACCGAACTTGCCGAGGCGGTGCGCGCGGGTGTGGAAATTCTTGAAAATCAAGGTGCTGAAATCGTTGAAGTCGAATTACCGGATGTGGACGAGTACGTCTCCGCATGGCCCCTGCTGTGTTCTACCGAGGCAGTGGTGGCACACGCAGCGACCTATCCCTTCCGGCGAGATGCCTACGGTCCTTGGTTTCAAGGGTGGCTTGATATGGGGGCGAAGGTAACAGGCGCGGAATACGCGAAAGCGAATAATTTGAGAGCTGCCTGTACGGGGCATCTCAGACGAGTGTTTGCGGAGATTGATGTGTTGGTGTGTCCGTCGATGTCAGCACCACCACACGTTGTCACGCCAGAGGTGTTATACGGACCGTATGAACCCCGAGAGCCAAAGTTCCAACGGTTTACCGTGCCGTTTAACTTCAACGGCGCGCCGACGCTATCTGTGCCGTGCGGCATGAATAGCGAAGGGTTACCGTTGAGCATTCAGTTTGTCGGGAAACATTTGACAGAGCCGTTGTTGTGTCAAGTTGGACACGCCTATGAACGTGAAACGCCGTGGCACAACCTCCATCCAGATGTTTGAACGGGATGGTAATATTACTTCTGTGGTAGGTGATACCCTTCTTTCATCGTTTGGATGCTGTAAAGGCAATTTTCTGCTGTTATATAGAGCGTCTTGCTCGTTTCGCCACGTCCGAATGCAACATTGGTGGGTTTATCTGGCGTTTTAACGTACGCCAGTTCTTCCCCTTCAGGTGTGTAGACGCGAACCCCGGGTCGTGTCTCATCGCGCACCGCCACAAAGAGATTTCCCTCAGTATCGACAACCATACCGTCTGGACCATCCTGCGGCGCGTAGTCAACGAGCACTTTTCGGAAAGTTGCACTGCCTTCCGGTGAGAGGTCA is from Candidatus Poribacteria bacterium and encodes:
- a CDS encoding amidase; this translates as MREKPLHFRTITEISEEIASKQLSPVDITTAMLERIEELDGQLKSYATVIAEQAMAAAQVTEREINAGKYRGPLHGVPIAVKDLCFTKGVRTMGGVEVLAGHVPAFDSTVITKLASAGAILLGKLNLTEGAMGGYNRNFDIPQNPWNPDRWTGSSSSGSGVATAAGLCFGSLGSDTGGSIRFPSAACGVVGIKPTWGRVSRYGVLALAESMDHVGPMTRSVADAGIILEAIAGSDPNDPTSLPDPVPNMLERIEQDLQGIRIGFDENYATSDIDTELAEAVRAGVEILENQGAEIVEVELPDVDEYVSAWPLLCSTEAVVAHAATYPFRRDAYGPWFQGWLDMGAKVTGAEYAKANNLRAACTGHLRRVFAEIDVLVCPSMSAPPHVVTPEVLYGPYEPREPKFQRFTVPFNFNGAPTLSVPCGMNSEGLPLSIQFVGKHLTEPLLCQVGHAYERETPWHNLHPDV